The following proteins are encoded in a genomic region of Mahella australiensis 50-1 BON:
- a CDS encoding DNRLRE domain-containing protein — protein sequence MPSIIIQSSLKDAGLETARPNTNTGWDQVIWMGLYYPPSRYRLLIQFDLSALPADTWITAAVMRLYVAEVTRMDVKGIFTPYRVTALWNEMTVTWNNQPSFDPTVYGSQSIVLGPGWYEWDVTALVRGWYMGLYPNYGLLLKSDESTQFETKRVYSKEATDDPMLRPILEVSYQSVISVNLAQRAFTNVYLSTDSGDEWRYSEAFDVSQQSIVTVFIKNDGANDAMVKLQISPDDSSYIDDSDEDVLAPGMMKAMVPARFGRYLRVAYRSVNIAESTSLHICYQAQL from the coding sequence AAAGGACGCCGGGCTGGAGACAGCTAGGCCGAATACAAATACAGGTTGGGATCAAGTTATATGGATGGGACTATATTATCCGCCGTCGCGTTATCGTCTTTTGATCCAGTTTGATCTATCCGCATTGCCGGCTGATACGTGGATAACAGCGGCCGTGATGCGACTCTATGTGGCTGAGGTCACTAGAATGGATGTAAAAGGCATATTCACGCCTTATAGGGTTACCGCGTTATGGAATGAGATGACTGTAACCTGGAATAATCAGCCGTCATTTGATCCTACCGTATATGGTAGCCAGTCTATCGTGCTTGGCCCGGGCTGGTACGAATGGGATGTGACGGCGCTGGTAAGAGGTTGGTATATGGGCTTATATCCCAACTACGGTTTGTTGCTCAAAAGCGACGAGTCGACACAGTTTGAAACCAAGCGGGTATATAGCAAAGAGGCTACAGATGACCCGATGCTGCGCCCTATACTGGAGGTCAGCTATCAATCCGTTATTTCTGTAAATCTGGCTCAGCGTGCTTTTACCAATGTATATTTATCGACAGATAGCGGCGATGAATGGCGATATTCGGAGGCCTTTGACGTATCGCAGCAGAGCATTGTCACGGTTTTTATAAAAAATGACGGTGCTAACGATGCCATGGTTAAGCTACAGATAAGCCCCGACGACAGCTCATATATAGATGACAGCGATGAGGATGTCTTAGCGCCGGGCATGATGAAAGCCATGGTGCCTGCACGTTTTGGGCGATATCTTCGCGTCGCATATCGGTCGGTAAATATAGCCGAATCCACATCGTTGCATATATGCTATCAGGCTCAACTATAG
- a CDS encoding glycosyltransferase, translating to MHTIIYPPTIDYYWLYQRPQQLLKYLCRTGEYRVIFYNAPVCIPQHEPIQEVEPNFYVCTKKVSINIGKLEERPILWITYPPNIKYIDKLRERLVVFDAIDDASEDFAGWAHGIPELVRRADVIFATSKKLCDEYKTRHPHVYLCPNGADYDHFASNGKNPRPGDMPNGERPVIGYSGAIASWLDWQLIKSVADRCKQWDFVFIGPLYFNFSDVAHGSNIYYLGRKAYEELPCYINCFDVCVIPFRKSGMTDAVNPVKLYEYLSAGKPVVSTDIYELEDIPFVSVSKNTDEFVKNITYWIESNDEEHVKQRREFARANSWAERAKRVSDVLDGMIRR from the coding sequence ATGCATACAATTATATATCCGCCTACTATAGATTATTACTGGCTCTACCAACGGCCGCAGCAGTTATTAAAATATTTATGCCGAACTGGTGAATATAGGGTGATTTTTTATAATGCCCCAGTTTGTATACCTCAGCATGAACCCATACAGGAAGTGGAGCCCAATTTCTATGTATGTACCAAAAAGGTGAGTATAAATATAGGCAAACTGGAAGAACGACCAATATTATGGATAACTTATCCGCCAAATATAAAATATATAGACAAATTGCGCGAGCGATTGGTGGTATTTGACGCTATAGATGATGCCAGCGAGGATTTTGCAGGATGGGCCCATGGTATACCGGAGTTGGTGCGGCGTGCTGATGTGATATTTGCGACGTCTAAAAAACTATGTGATGAATATAAGACACGCCATCCGCACGTTTATCTATGCCCAAACGGGGCCGATTATGATCATTTTGCATCAAATGGTAAAAACCCTAGGCCTGGTGATATGCCCAATGGAGAAAGACCTGTGATAGGGTACAGCGGTGCCATTGCTTCCTGGCTGGACTGGCAGCTTATAAAATCCGTGGCCGATAGATGCAAACAATGGGATTTTGTCTTTATAGGCCCTTTGTATTTTAATTTTTCCGATGTGGCGCACGGTAGCAATATATATTACCTTGGGAGAAAGGCGTATGAAGAGTTGCCATGCTATATAAACTGCTTTGACGTGTGCGTGATACCGTTTCGCAAGAGCGGCATGACCGATGCGGTAAATCCGGTTAAATTATATGAGTATTTAAGCGCCGGCAAGCCTGTGGTGAGTACCGATATATATGAATTGGAGGATATACCTTTTGTGTCGGTTTCCAAAAATACAGACGAATTTGTTAAAAATATAACTTATTGGATTGAAAGCAATGATGAGGAGCATGTAAAGCAACGGAGGGAATTCGCAAGGGCTAATTCATGGGCCGAAAGGGCAAAAAGGGTATCGGATGTTTTAGACGGTATGATTCGGAGGTGA